A segment of the Lentimicrobiaceae bacterium genome:
TAACAGCTCCAACCGGTAATGGTGGAACTGTTTTTGAAGGACAGGATGGTGCTGTAGTTTATTCTCGTTCAACCGATGCCGGAGCCACCTGGTCAACCCCTGTGGTTCTTGATGGTATGGGCGCTGATTATTATGTTAAGTTTGGCGGCGATTCATATTCACTTAGTGCTAAAGGTGATAATGTGGCTTTCCTTATGACCGACAACTGGACTGATATGTTTTTCTTGAAATCTTCAGATAATGGTGAAAATTGGGAGAAAACAATTCTTTGGGAGCACCCGATTCCAATGTGGAACAATACCCCATCCATTGATAGTATTTATTGCCCTGATGGAGCTGGTCATGCAACTTTTGATAATACAGGTAAGTTACATGTTGTTTTTGGGATAAATAGGTCTTACTATGATACAGACGGTAGCTGGTTCCCATTTGTAGATGGACTTGCATATTGGAATGAGGATATGGAAACTTTTACAGGTGGAGATCAGGTTAATATACTAAATCCAGATAATGTTTTCGAAATGGGAAATCTGATCGGTTATATGCTTGATTTAAATAATAACGGAGATTTGGATTTTGTTTGTTTTCAAAACGAATGTATTGGAAATTATGAGCTCTCGCCAACGAGTATGCCACAGATTGTAATTGATGATCTGAATCAGGTATTTGTTGTATTTACTTCTGTTACTGAAGGTTTTGACAATGGTTCACAGCAATACAGACATCTGTGGGCTCGTACATCACCTGATGGTGGTACAACCTGGGGAGAATTTTATCATTTGTCAGAAGATATTATCCATATTCTCGATGAGTGTGTTTTCCCATCAGCAGCTAGTGCAAGTGATGAGTTTATTCATGTTTTATATCAGGCTGATTCAGAACCAGGTCTTGCAGTTCGTGGTGACGAAGATGCTCCGGGTGAAAATATCATGTACTACATGCAGATTGCTAAAAGTGAGGTGATTGGTGTTCACAATGGTGGCGTTAAGGTGAAAGAATTAAAAGTTTCACAGAACTATCCGAATCCATTCAATAAAACAACATCCATCGATGTTAGTCTTGCTGGCAACTCAAACGTAAGTGTTGAAGTTTCTACCATTACAGGTCAGAAAGTGATGTCAACTTCTTATGGAACATATTCAGAAGGAACTCATAGAATTGATATCAGCTCTGATCTTAAAGCTGGTATTTATTTTTATACTGTTAGAGCCGGTGAAAATTCATTTACTGGAAAAATGACTGTTCTGTAGTCATTAGCAGCTTAAAAAAAAATGGCAGCCGTAATATTGCGGCTGCCTTTTTTTTATATTAATAGATAATGTCTTGAATTATAATCATTACTTTAGTATTTTTGTAAATCATCAATTATTAATGTATCACTAAACAAAAGACAATGAAAAGACAGTTACTCTTATCCTGCATTTTTATGCTTGGTTGGTCGTTGACTGTCAGAAATATGTAAAGATGCCCAAGCAATTGAAAGATATTTCAGCGCCTGATATGAAATCGGTGCGAGAAGCAGTAAACCCGCTTATTTTGCCAGCCAATGCCTATGTAAGAAGTGGCAGAGTGATCGACGAATTTGAATTGGGTACAACCTACTATGATCTTCAGTCAAACACTTCGGCTCCTGCCAACCGTTTTTATCGTTATGAAGATGGAACCATGGCTGCTGTATGGACCAGAGGAATGAACACTGCAGGTTATGCCGATCGCGGTACCGGCTACAACTATTTTAATGGTGCCGATTGGGGGCCTGCTCCTACTGCCCGTATTGAAACACAACGCACAGGCTGGCCAACTTATGCCCCACAGGGTACAGGCGAATTGGTGGCAGCCCATCACAATACTGCCGGGCTGGTTGTTAGCCGCCGCGATACCCGTGGCAGTGGCCCCTGGTCAGAAGCTATTCTGGCTGGCCCTGCTGGTGCAGTTGATATCTCATGGCCGCGCATGGTGAGCAGTGGTGATGACCATATGACCATTAACCTGTTGGCGGCAACTTATGTTGCCTATGAAGGACTTGATTTGGCCATATTGTATTACAGATCAACTGATGGTGGTCAGACCTGGGACAAACAGCATCAGATTCTGCCAGGCATGAGCTCAGCTGATTACACCGGCTTTAGTGGTGATACTTATTCGTGGGCTGAATCAAAAGGCGATACCATTGCTTTTGTAGTTTGCGATAACTGGACCGATATGTTTATCATGAAATCACCTGACAATGGTGATACCTGGGAGAAAATTACGGTTTGGGAACACCCTTACCCTATGTGGGATGGTGTTGAACCAACCGATACTTTTTACTGCCCTGATGGCGCTGCCCATATCGCTTTTGACAAGTCAGGTAAATTGCACCTGGCATTTGGTGTAAACAGAGCCATGATGGAAGCAGGTGCTACAGCTCCAAGCTGGTTCCCGTTTGTCGACGGTGTTGGATACTGGAATGAAGATATGCCTGCATGGACAGGTGGCGATGTGGATGCACTTGATCCTGATGCCTTGTTTGAAAGCGGAAATCTGATTGGCTGGATGCAGGACATCAATGAAAACGGTCAGATTGATCTTGTTGGTACATTAATCGATAATATTGGTAAATACTACGTTGGCCCTTCGAGTATGCCACAGATTACAGTGGATGAAAATAACCAGATATTTGTTGTGTATTCGGGTATTACAGAAGGTTTTGACAATGGAAGTCAGCAGTACAGGCATATCTGGTCAACAACTTCTCCTGATGGTGGAACTACCTGGGGCGAATTTAAAGATCTGACCGGCGATATTATCCATATTCTTGACGAATGTGTATTCCCAACTATAGCCAACCGTACTGATGATCAGGTTTATCTGATTTATCAGGCCGATAATGAGCCAGGACTTGCTATCAGAGGTGATGAAGATGCACCAAGCGAAAATATCTACTATCAGTTATCTGTTAGCAAAAGTGACATCGTAAGTGCAGATTCAAAACCCGTTTCTTCTTTTGAACTTTCACAAAACTATCCTAACCCTTTTACCGGAGTTTCACAGGTTAATCTCAACCTGAGCAAAACCTCAACAGTTAGCCTCGAAGTATGCGATTTACTGGGTCGCATTGTTTACCAACTGCCGGCTTCAAGCCTGAATGCTGGTGCTAATGTGTTGACTATCAATGCTAATAATCTGAAGTCAGGTATATATACCTATTCCGTTATTGTAAACGGTGAGCGTATTACCCGCAAAATGATGGTTGAATAGAGTTTAACCTTTATTTCTTTACCAAAGGCTGTCCTCCCGGGCAGCCTTTGGTATTTATAGATATAGTGATGATTGATATGTTAGCCTGATTGTGTGTGGTGGCTTTTTACTGAAGCTTATTTTATCCGTTTGGGTTTATTGCCGGTTAAGCGCTACATGAAATAAATCTGTAAGGAGAATTCTCTGCCTTTATCAGGAATTAACCGTTTAAAGCCTTACAGAGTCAGGTAGCTTGCAGGCACCAGGAGCTGCACACGTACAATGCACTGAATGAAATTTAACCCATAATAGCCGGTTTATTTAAAGGGTTTCCGGATACTGGTCTCGGCTGTTGACTACATAAAGGAGTGAGGTGAAAAGGGAATGAGAATAGTCATTCGCCTGCAGTTTTATGTGTTGATCCTAAATCTTTAAAGTGGTTTTAATGTTCGTTTGGCTGGCATGTTGAGTGAATCGAGCTGCCGGGCAAGTTGCGTTCTAACCATTTGGAAACTGTCCATCAGCTCCTTTTTAATTGGGAGGGCAGGAGGTGATTCAACTTTCAATGGGTCGACCGGTGCTCCGTTTTTGTAGAACCTGAAATCGAGATGGGGCCCGGTTGAAAGACCTGAACTACCCACATACCCGATAATCTGCCCCTGAGTAACGCGGGCGCCTGATTTAATTCCCGGGCCATATCCGCTCAGGTGGAGATAAGCGGTTGAATATGTGCTGTTATGCCTTATTTTAACCATGCGGCCTGCACCACCGGCATATTTTACATCAGTTACCACTCCACTGCCGATGGTATGCACCGGAGTGCCTTTGGGTGCAGCATAATCAACCCCATGATGCGGACGGCGGATACGAAGTACAGGGTGAAGCCTGCTATTGGAAAAACGCGAACTGATGCGGGAAAATTTAAGGGGCGCTTTTAAGAAAGCTCTTCTTAAGCTCATGCCTTTCTCATCAAAATAATCTGCTGCATCATCCTGTATAAACCGGTAGGCATAAAGGTCTTTCCCTCCCTGTCCAAATCTGGCAGTGATAATGTTTCCCATTCCGATAGATTCATCGCCTACAAACAGTTCCTCATACAAGGCACTGAAATTATCGCCTTTCTGAATGGCATAGAAATCAACAGTCCATGCGTAAATTTCCGATAAAGCGATGGCCAGATTGGGGTCTGAGCCTGATTCTGTCATGGCATTCCACAAGGATGAAGTAATGGTGCCGCTGACCGCTTTAATTTTAACTTCTATGTCTTTTTCACCGGCATGCACATGCAGCGAATCTCCCATTTCAAATACAATATATTGTGTAGGGCTGCTTTCGTAAATAAAGTATGCGGCTTTTTTCAGACTGTCATTGTTGCAGAGCACGGTGTATTTGTTGCCCACCCTTATTTTCCGAACATCAAATACGCCCACAGCTTTGGTAACCAGTTGTTCAATGGTGCCCATGGGTGTGTGGTAGGTGCTCAGGATAGAGGACAGGTTTTCGTTGGCTTTCACCACATCCTTGACAACATAAAAGGAGTCAACCACAATGCCATATTCAATACGGGGCTCAGGAAGATAATAGTTTTCGGATTCAGGAGTAGTGCGTATGGCTGACATGTAATAATCAACCGTGAAAACAAGAAGGGTTGCAACAACGACAATAACAGCAGCTTCAATAATTCTTCGTCTTGTAAATAGCTTCATTCGGACAGGATTGTAGTGATAAATAAGTTTTTTAACGTTACTTGATACCTGTATATTGCAATAAGAGCGGATATTGTCCGCTCTTATTGCAACAATTAATCAGCGTTATAAGCCATCTGGCATCTTCAGGGAGATTGAATTATTTCCCGGAAGGGCAATTTCAGTTCATTTGTGCCAGTGCCGCATCGCGGCCGGCCTGTAATGCGTTGAGATTTACCTGGATGATTTCATCTCCTTTTTTGCGGAAGATATTGCGGATGGCATCCTGCAGGTGCTTGTATTCAATGTCGAGAAATGGTGAGGCCGCGCCCAGAATCACCATATTGGCTGATTTGGGTGAACCAAGGTCTCTGGCGATTTCGTCAGCGTCAAGTGCAATATGCTTGGGCTGTGAGGCTATTTCAGCCATAAGTTTATCCATTTCAGGATAGTTGGTGATGTTGATGTAAGGCTTGGTATTGGTTACCAGCCAGCCAT
Coding sequences within it:
- a CDS encoding peptidoglycan DD-metalloendopeptidase family protein is translated as MKLFTRRRIIEAAVIVVVATLLVFTVDYYMSAIRTTPESENYYLPEPRIEYGIVVDSFYVVKDVVKANENLSSILSTYHTPMGTIEQLVTKAVGVFDVRKIRVGNKYTVLCNNDSLKKAAYFIYESSPTQYIVFEMGDSLHVHAGEKDIEVKIKAVSGTITSSLWNAMTESGSDPNLAIALSEIYAWTVDFYAIQKGDNFSALYEELFVGDESIGMGNIITARFGQGGKDLYAYRFIQDDAADYFDEKGMSLRRAFLKAPLKFSRISSRFSNSRLHPVLRIRRPHHGVDYAAPKGTPVHTIGSGVVTDVKYAGGAGRMVKIRHNSTYSTAYLHLSGYGPGIKSGARVTQGQIIGYVGSSGLSTGPHLDFRFYKNGAPVDPLKVESPPALPIKKELMDSFQMVRTQLARQLDSLNMPAKRTLKPL
- a CDS encoding T9SS type A sorting domain-containing protein, giving the protein MPKQLKDISAPDMKSVREAVNPLILPANAYVRSGRVIDEFELGTTYYDLQSNTSAPANRFYRYEDGTMAAVWTRGMNTAGYADRGTGYNYFNGADWGPAPTARIETQRTGWPTYAPQGTGELVAAHHNTAGLVVSRRDTRGSGPWSEAILAGPAGAVDISWPRMVSSGDDHMTINLLAATYVAYEGLDLAILYYRSTDGGQTWDKQHQILPGMSSADYTGFSGDTYSWAESKGDTIAFVVCDNWTDMFIMKSPDNGDTWEKITVWEHPYPMWDGVEPTDTFYCPDGAAHIAFDKSGKLHLAFGVNRAMMEAGATAPSWFPFVDGVGYWNEDMPAWTGGDVDALDPDALFESGNLIGWMQDINENGQIDLVGTLIDNIGKYYVGPSSMPQITVDENNQIFVVYSGITEGFDNGSQQYRHIWSTTSPDGGTTWGEFKDLTGDIIHILDECVFPTIANRTDDQVYLIYQADNEPGLAIRGDEDAPSENIYYQLSVSKSDIVSADSKPVSSFELSQNYPNPFTGVSQVNLNLSKTSTVSLEVCDLLGRIVYQLPASSLNAGANVLTINANNLKSGIYTYSVIVNGERITRKMMVE
- a CDS encoding indolepyruvate oxidoreductase subunit beta — encoded protein: MKKDIILAGVGGQGILSIAATIGTAALSNGLFLKQAEVHGMSQRGGDVQSNLRISDREIASDLIPFGKADMIISVEPMESLRYLPMLSPDGWLVTNTKPYINITNYPEMDKLMAEIASQPKHIALDADEIARDLGSPKSANMVILGAASPFLDIEYKHLQDAIRNIFRKKGDEIIQVNLNALQAGRDAALAQMN
- a CDS encoding T9SS type A sorting domain-containing protein, which gives rise to MKKLVLITLSLAISAGVMAQQARIKATRAMQNIAIKKTAAIDETTNLQTTVNPYVSSRIVPSEAEIGGTVYDLQSNASSPSNRIQLFDDGTIGATWTRGTGPTEYTDRGTGYNYFNGADWGPAPTNRIEVARSGWPAYTACGPNGEAFVSHVSGTAGLTFVKRETKGTGAWTESVIAPPSGASGLLWPRMVASGPDNMYLHVFALTAPTGNGGTVFEGQDGAVVYSRSTDAGATWSTPVVLDGMGADYYVKFGGDSYSLSAKGDNVAFLMTDNWTDMFFLKSSDNGENWEKTILWEHPIPMWNNTPSIDSIYCPDGAGHATFDNTGKLHVVFGINRSYYDTDGSWFPFVDGLAYWNEDMETFTGGDQVNILNPDNVFEMGNLIGYMLDLNNNGDLDFVCFQNECIGNYELSPTSMPQIVIDDLNQVFVVFTSVTEGFDNGSQQYRHLWARTSPDGGTTWGEFYHLSEDIIHILDECVFPSAASASDEFIHVLYQADSEPGLAVRGDEDAPGENIMYYMQIAKSEVIGVHNGGVKVKELKVSQNYPNPFNKTTSIDVSLAGNSNVSVEVSTITGQKVMSTSYGTYSEGTHRIDISSDLKAGIYFYTVRAGENSFTGKMTVL